Proteins co-encoded in one Setaria viridis chromosome 9, Setaria_viridis_v4.0, whole genome shotgun sequence genomic window:
- the LOC117837955 gene encoding ubiquitin carboxyl-terminal hydrolase 9 codes for MTIPSAEGFLQASSCLPCTAEEERELVAALTREAEENVRDGDLRYLVSQSWWMEWQRYVGLVSDEENDTEQLPQAMNRPGEIDNSKLISAETINGSEEPELQRTLREGEDYTLVPQGVWRRLYGWYKGGPEIPRKVILDSQPNKVYIVDVYPLCLKLIDGRDNSERNIRISRKAKINELYSMVCSIMSVEQSEIVIWDYYQKLKSKKLANFNETLDEAQITMDQEILLEMKLDESRTGFNTRSTNNELALIPLGPSTSSFSIAGGPTYSNGFSSGIGSSFSQDNSFSPLLRDSTDGYNSFSNGTKDDTHGLSGLHNLGNTCFMNSAIQSLVHTPPLVEYFLEDYTREINTENPLGLQGELAIAFGELLRKLWSSGRTSVPPRAFKSKLSRFAPQFSGYNQHDSQELLGFLLDGLHEDLNRVKKKPYIEAKDADGRPDDEFAEECWNYHKARNDSIIVDKFQGQYKSTLVCPVCNKISVTFDPFMYLSLPLPSTVTRMITVTVFSGTGDALPMPFTVTIQKNGNCRDLTKALTDACCLKSSETLLLAEVYDHRIYRYLTNPIEGLYTIKDEDILVAYRLPVGHEKLLRLEILHRRADRFGADPQFNINRKLIGCPLVTCIPNDSTGKSDIYAAVSDVLVPFVRAKAHGPDVSAVKLSGNGPSLDGIVLTDNGTTCEEGLSTSSGDDNAVDDDLLPFQLSLTDEKGIARNAINTDSNRVLGIVMRVLMDWSDREREMYNTDYMDELPEVFKPGFLSKKTRQEAVNLFSCLDAFLKEEPLGPDDMWYCPGCKEHRQASKKLDLWRLPEILVVHLKRFSYSRYMKNKLDTFVNFPIHDLNMSKYVKHTSRGNLQPMYELYAVINHYGGLGGGHYSAYAKLVEEDNWYHFDDSHVSSVSEDDIRTSAAYVLFYRRVGGSSAVANNVPVDLEMVDSLET; via the exons atgacGATCCCGAGCGCGGAGGGCTTCCTCCAGGCGTCGAGCTGCCTCCCGTGCActgcggaggaggagcgggagctcGTGGCCGCGCTCACCAGGGAGGCCGAGGAGAATGTCAGGGACGGGGATCTCCGTTACCTCGTCTCACAGAG CTGGTGGATGGAGTGGCAACGTTATGTGGGCTTAGTCAGTGATGAGGAGAATGACACCGAGCAGCTTCCTCAGGCTATGAATAGACCCGGAGAGATTGATAACTCGAAGCTTATTTCAGCAGAAACAATCAATGGTAGTGAAGAGCCAGAGCTTCAAAGAACCTTGAGAGAAGGGGAGGACTACACTTTGGTGCCACAAGGAGTTTGGCGGAGGCTATATGGATG GTATAAAGGTGGACCAGAAATCCCCAGAAAAGTAATTTTGGATAGTCAACCTAACAAGGTTTACATAGTGGATGTCTATCCTCTCTGTCTAAAACTAATTGATGGAAGAGATAATTCTGAACGAAATATCAGAATAAGTAGAAAG GCCAAAATTAATGAGCTTTACTCAATGGTTTGCTCAATCATGTCAGTAGAGCAGTCCGAG ATTGTCATCTGGGATTATTATCAGAAGTTAAAGAGCAAGAAGTTGGCTAATTTCAATGAGACACTAGATGAAGCTCAAATTACTATGGACCAGGAG ATCCTTTTGGAAATGAAGCTAGATGAGAGCCGTACAGGTTTTAATACAAGATCCACAAATAATGAGTTGGCACTAATCCCATTAGGACCCTCCACATCTTCATTTTCGATTGCTGGGGGGCCCACCTATTCAAATGGTTTTTCATCTGGAATTGGTTCTAGTTTTTCGCAAGATAATAGCTTCAGTCCTTTACTAAGGGACTCAACAGATGGTTACAACAGTTTCAGCAATGGAACTAAAGATGATACTCATGGATTGAGTGGGTTACATAACTTGGGTAATACATGCTTCATGAATAGTGCCATACAATCCTTGGTCCATACACCTCCCTTGGTAGAGTACTTTTTGGAGGACTATACTCGTGAAATAAATACAGAAAATCCACTAGGGCTCCAG GGTGAACTTGCGATAGCATTTGGAGAGCTTCTTAGAAAACTTTGGTCATCTGGTCGAACTTCTGTTCCTCCACGTGCATTTAAATCAAAACTTTCTCGTTTTGCTCCACAGTTCAGTGGATATAATCAGCATGATTCTCAG GAGCTACTTGGGTTTCTGTTGGATGGTCTGCATGAAGATCTCAACCGTGTCAAAAAGAAACCATATATTGAGGCGAAGGATGCTGATGGCCGTCCAGATGATGAATTTGCTGAGGAATGCTGGAATTACCATAAAGCTCGAAATGACTCAATAATTGTAGATAAGTTTCAA GGTCAATACAAGTCTACGTTGGTGTGCCCAGTTTGTAACAAAATCTCTGTTACCTTTGACCCATTTATGTACTTGTCACTACCATTGCCATCAACAGTTACTCGAATGATTACTGTAACTGTATTCAGTGGTACTGGAGATGCTCTTCCAATGCCTTTCACTGTGACGATACAGAAAAATGGAAACTGCCGAGATCTTACTAAAGCCCTTACTGATGCCTGCTGCTTAAAAAGTTCCGAGACATTGTTACTTGCAGAG GTGTATGATCACCGTATCTATCGCTACCTAACAAATCCAATTGAGGGACTTTACACTATAAAAGATGAAGATATACTTGTTGCATATAGGCTCCCTGTTGGTCATGAAAAACTTTTGAGGTTGGAGATCCTGCACCGGAGGGCAGATAG ATTTGGTGCGGACCCCCAGTTTAATATCAACCGGAAGCTCATTGGGTGCCCCCTTGTGACTTGTATTCCTAATGACTCTACTGGAAAATCTGATATATATGCGGCTGTCTCTGATGTTTTGGTTCCATTTGTACGAGCAAAAGCACATGGCCCTGATGTGTCTGCAGTCAAGTTGAGTGGCAATGGGCCAAGTCTGGATGGTATTGTACTGACAGATAATGGCACCACCTGCGAGGAGGGTCTCTCTACATCAAGTGGTGATGATAATGCAGTTGATGATGACCTTTTGCCTTTTCAGCTTTCCTTGACTGATGAAAAAGGTATTGCGAGGAATGCTATAAACACGGATTCTAATCGTGTTTTAGGAATAGTTATGAGGGTTTTAATGGATTGGTCTGATAGAGAGCGTGAGATGTACAATACCGATTACATGGATGAACTTCCTGAAGTCTTCAAGCCTGGTTTTTTGTCAAAGAAAACCCGGCAAGAAGCAGTGAATTTATTTTCATGCTTGGATGCCTTTCTGAAGGAGGAACCTCTGGGGCCTGATGATATGTG GTACTGCCCTGGCTGCAAGGAACACAGGCAAGCTAGCAAGAAACTGGACTTGTGGAGGTTGCCTGAGATATTGGTAGTTCACTTGAAAAGGTTCTCATACAGCCGCTATATGAAGAACAAGCTTGACACTTTTGTGAACTTTCCAATCCATGACCTCAATATGAGCAAGTATGTGAAGCATACATCAAGAGGTAATCTGCAGCCCATGTATGAACTCTATGCAGTCATCAATCATTATGGTGGTCTGGGTGGTGGACACTACTCTGCATACGCAAAG CTAGTAGAAGAGGATAACTGGTATCATTTTGATGATAGTCATGTCTCCTCTGTTAGTGAGGATGACATCAGGACGTCTGCAGCATATGTGCTTTTCTACCGACGTGTTGGAGGTTCAAGCGCAGTGGCAAACAACGTTCCAGTTGACCTTGAGATGGTTGATTCGCTGGAGACATAG